The nucleotide window CGAAAAAGCTCAAGAAGCTGGTGCTAAAGTTATTGCTATGAGTGATTCTACAGGCTATATTATTGATAAAAACGGTATTGATTTAAATGCAGTTAAAGAAATCAAAGAAGAAAAAAGATTGAGAATTAAAGAGTATTTGACTTATCATTCTGATGCTGAATACATTGAAAATAAAGACGGACGTTCAGGCGTTTACAATGTCAAATGTGATATTGCACTTCCTTGTGCAACTCAAAATGATATTGATTTAGAATTTGCGAAAATATTGGTTAACAATGGTGTAATGGCTATCGGGGAAGGTGCAAATATGCCGACTGATAAAGACGCAATTGATTATTTATTAGAAAAAGGTGTCTTATTGGCTCCTGCGAAAGCGGCAAATGCTGGCGGCGTAGCTACTTCTGCCTTGGAAATGAGCCAAAACAGCATGAGATATTTCTGGTCGTTTGACGAAGTTAATCAAAAACTTGATGATATTATGACTAATATTTTCGATAGTTGTAAAAAAGCAGCTGATGAATATGATTTAGGGACTAATTATGTCGCAGGTGCAAATATTGCAGCATTTAGACGAGTCGCAAAAGCTATGAAATCTCAAGGTATCATATAGTTTTTTCTGATATTATTTCAAAATCAAAAGAGAGTCTAAAAAGACTCTCTTTTAGTGAATTAACATATTTAATTATGCTTTTTTAAGTTTTTCTTCTTCAGCTTTTTTAATGTCATTAGCTACGTGGAAATCAGTGGTGCCGGTTTTATCTTTTCTGTATTTATAAACTACATTTGGTACAACATAACCGAGAACAAAACAGCAAGCAACCAGATTTGTCATAACAGAAGCTACTTTAAGTCCTTTTGTCTTTTTTAAGAATTTTTCAACTGTTTCGCCTGAATTTTTAAAGCTGTCGCCAATGTTTTTCAAATTGTCAGTTAAACCATGGATAGCGTCTTTTGAGATATATTTAGAAGTATCTACATCAAGAGTTTTTCCAACAGTAGAAACAATACCTGCTTTTTTTGCAGATTGGACAACTATATTGTCTGGGTTTTTCACAACAAAATCAAGAACATCTGTAATCTTAGATTCTTTACCGGGAACTTTGGCTAAATCTTGAGCCAATTTACCGTTAGGTAGTGAGTTTTTAAGTTCTTTAGACATTAATACTTGTATATCAAGGTCAATAGGCTTTTTCAAGAATTTTTTAGAGGCTGCATTGATGCCTTTTTGTAGCACATTGCCCAGTCCATACATAAAGAACAAGAAAATACCTTCTTTAATAGCATGTTCAGTGAATTCGGTTTTATTTCTTGATTGAGCCAATCTTTCGGTAGTAATTCCTGCATCGATTAGTTTCATATTGTGAACAGGGTTGAACATAATTCCTTCAAGAACACTTTTGCCAAGACCTTTAAATGCAGGATTTGTTTTTGGCTGAGCAGTTTTTTGTTGATTAGGTGAGAAATTTTCAATAGCGTTAAATGCAACGTTATTTTTGTAATGTTCATTTAAAAACTTTTGGTTTTCTTTTGAATGAGTCGCTTTTACGTTGATAGCAGGTTGTTCGGCTATAACTTCTTTTTCAACTCTATTTTTTGTTATTTTTTGTTTAGCCTTTGTCAAAGTGAAATAAGAGATTAATGTTAAAGCAGTAGCAGCAGCTACTTTTGCCATATATAATCCTTTAGTTTTTTTAACATTAACCAAAGAATCTTGCAAAGCATCTTTTACGGTTTGTTTAGCATTGGACATAAGTCCTTTTGCATTTTTTACAGCCCAAGCGGAATAATCCTTGTCTGCGATAATTCTCGGGTCGACAGCAGGATTAAGCTTTGCAGCTTTGTAAGCGGTTTTATCAATTAATTTTTTAAAGAAAGGTATTCCACCAATCCAAATGGCTTGAGTTCCGAACTCATCAAGAGCTCTGTCTGTGCCTTCGACTTTTCCGCCTGCTTTGTATGAATAATATGTAAGACTGGCACTATCTACGCCGTCTTTTACCATTAAAGGTACTAGGGAGTTAGGGTTACCTAAAGTAGAAACTACTTTAGATGAAATTGCTGATATTGACATTTTTTTCCTTCTTTACACAAATTGGGTATTACAAGCCCCAAACCAAGTTCATTAGTTCGACAATTGGGGTATTTGCCTTTATTTGTGTGTGTCGTCGGATATGATACATGTTTATTCTCCTATGTTATAGTATTTAAAACATTCGTGAACATTTTTTTTTGACAAAATTTGTTCGATTTTCTTTATATTGTAATTTTTTGAAACAAAAAACCTTCCAAAAAATATTTAGAAGGCTTTAATAAAAATACGGAACACCAAAAAGTGTTTTGCAAATTTATGCAAAGCCTGTTAGTTAGTACGGAAACAGCGTTTTTGGTATGTTCTTATTCTCATTAAAGTTTATCCTTAAATTTTTACATCTATTATTCAAACATGAATTTGAAAAAATGTCTAGATGTTAAGTGGATATATTTTTTTTTGTTAAGAATGTAGTAAGTTTAAGATGTTTACAGGTGGCAGATTTCACGATTTGCGGTAAATTATGTGTTGAAATCACGATACAAACCTATTGATTGTGGGCATATAGAAAGTAGTTGGATTTTATGTTTTTTGGAATAAGATTAGTTTTTTTTATCTAAGTTTAGGTTATTAATTAAGGAATATAAAAATGAAAAAAGCATTTACTTTAGCGGAAGTATTGATGACCCTTGTAGTCATAGGATTAGTCGCTGCTATGACAATTCCAACGTTGATGAATAATACAAATAATGAAGAGAACAAAGCGTCATTAAAAAAAGCATTGTCTACGTTGCAACAAGCTATAGATATGCAATATGCCCTAGATGGTGTTGATATAACTGTAAGCTCCGGTGCTAACGGTGGCGAAAATATGTACAATAATAACAATGCTTTTAAAAAATATATGAATGTTGCGAAAACCGAGTTGTCATCTGCATCAACTTCAAATGCTTATGGTGCTGACGCTAGTGGTGGTTTGGTTATGAGAATGAATGACGGCTCAACCATAACCCTTTCTTATGGTTCAGCTTATATTGATACTAATGGTGAAAGA belongs to Candidatus Gastranaerophilales bacterium and includes:
- a CDS encoding prepilin-type N-terminal cleavage/methylation domain-containing protein encodes the protein MKKAFTLAEVLMTLVVIGLVAAMTIPTLMNNTNNEENKASLKKALSTLQQAIDMQYALDGVDITVSSGANGGENMYNNNNAFKKYMNVAKTELSSASTSNAYGADASGGLVMRMNDGSTITLSYGSAYIDTNGERGPNKVTTDYKNPKDGYSVNFGKKTSGNWPNEKYADRHSVIQSTMTASVLTGAKVTSRPSFESCFDDSSWCQ